A region of Fibrobacter succinogenes subsp. succinogenes S85 DNA encodes the following proteins:
- a CDS encoding glycogen-binding domain-containing protein has translation MSKNSKTVVAKPVKKVATKAAAKPAAEKSAAKTVKAPAKKAAPKAEKPAKAPAKVAKAAKVEAPKAEVKVAKAPKAAAPKKVAVEFVADCPLATTVSVAGTFNNWTVDADMLKKDKKTGLWVAKISLVPGDYEYKFVCDGVNWDAGDNKIKHV, from the coding sequence ATGTCCAAGAATTCTAAAACTGTGGTTGCAAAACCCGTAAAAAAAGTTGCGACGAAGGCTGCGGCAAAACCCGCTGCAGAAAAGTCCGCCGCAAAAACCGTGAAGGCTCCTGCCAAGAAGGCCGCTCCGAAGGCTGAAAAGCCGGCTAAGGCTCCTGCTAAGGTTGCAAAGGCTGCAAAAGTTGAAGCCCCGAAAGCTGAAGTGAAGGTCGCCAAGGCCCCGAAGGCTGCTGCCCCGAAGAAGGTCGCTGTCGAATTCGTTGCCGATTGCCCGCTTGCAACAACCGTCTCTGTTGCTGGTACGTTCAACAACTGGACTGTCGATGCCGACATGCTCAAGAAGGACAAGAAGACGGGTCTTTGGGTTGCAAAGATTTCCCTCGTTCCGGGCGACTACGAATACAAGTTTGTCTGTGACGGTGTGAACTGGGACGCAGGCGACAACAAGATCAAGCACGTATAA
- the lysA gene encoding diaminopimelate decarboxylase, whose protein sequence is MKYSIPDSVLLKAASEYGTPLWIYDRATIERAVKDVQVFDTVRFAQKACPNLSVVSLIRKLGCVVDAVSAGEIVRALKAGFKGGQQKGKVPEIVYTADIFDRDALELVKKYDIAVNVGSPDMIQQLADFGVKSELTIRVNPGFGHGHSRKTNTGGDLSKHGIWHEQIKDCIKLAQSNGMWITGLHMHIGSGTDFEHLAQVCDAMVDASRHLGSHLRTISAGGGLPIPYHEEEKGNRIDVKAYYDLWDNARKRIQQSIGHDVHLEVEPGRYLVAESGYLVAEIRAVKKQGSNLFYLLDAGFTDLVRPSFYGSYHAISVVARDGRELNETVDAVVAGPLCESGDVFTQEEGGFVVTRKLPKAQVGDLLILHDAGAYGAAMSSNYNSRRYAAETMYTKGEIKLVRERQTFEQLLQNDRIIEL, encoded by the coding sequence ATGAAATATTCCATCCCTGATTCAGTGCTTTTGAAAGCGGCCAGTGAATACGGCACCCCGCTTTGGATTTATGACCGTGCGACGATTGAACGTGCTGTAAAGGACGTGCAGGTTTTTGACACTGTGCGCTTTGCTCAAAAGGCATGCCCGAACCTCTCTGTGGTTTCGCTCATCCGCAAGCTTGGCTGCGTTGTCGACGCCGTCTCCGCTGGTGAAATTGTGCGCGCCCTCAAGGCCGGCTTCAAGGGTGGACAGCAGAAGGGCAAGGTTCCTGAAATTGTCTATACAGCCGATATCTTCGACCGCGATGCACTCGAACTCGTGAAGAAGTACGATATCGCCGTGAACGTGGGCTCTCCGGACATGATCCAGCAGCTCGCTGATTTTGGCGTGAAGTCTGAACTCACCATCCGCGTGAATCCGGGCTTTGGCCATGGTCACTCCCGCAAGACGAATACCGGTGGCGATCTTTCCAAGCACGGCATTTGGCACGAACAGATTAAGGACTGCATCAAGCTCGCCCAGAGCAACGGCATGTGGATTACCGGTTTGCATATGCACATCGGTTCCGGCACGGATTTTGAACACTTGGCCCAGGTTTGCGATGCCATGGTGGACGCTAGCCGTCACCTCGGTTCTCACCTCCGCACGATTAGCGCTGGTGGTGGCCTCCCGATTCCGTATCACGAAGAAGAAAAGGGCAACCGCATTGACGTGAAGGCTTACTATGATTTGTGGGACAACGCCCGCAAGCGTATCCAGCAGAGCATTGGTCATGATGTCCATCTCGAAGTGGAACCGGGCCGTTATCTTGTTGCAGAAAGCGGCTACCTCGTTGCGGAAATCCGCGCTGTGAAGAAGCAGGGAAGTAATTTGTTCTACTTGCTCGACGCGGGCTTTACCGATCTCGTTCGCCCGAGCTTCTACGGTAGCTATCATGCTATTTCTGTGGTTGCCCGTGACGGTCGTGAACTGAACGAAACTGTTGACGCTGTTGTGGCTGGCCCGCTTTGCGAATCCGGGGACGTGTTCACGCAGGAAGAAGGTGGCTTTGTCGTGACGCGCAAGCTCCCGAAGGCTCAGGTGGGTGACCTCTTGATTCTCCATGATGCTGGTGCTTACGGTGCCGCCATGAGCAGCAACTACAATAGCCGTCGCTACGCTGCTGAAACGATGTACACGAAGGGTGAAATCAAGCTCGTTCGTGAACGCCAGACTTTCGAACAGCTTTTGCAGAACGATCGCATTATCGAACTGTAA
- the cas6 gene encoding CRISPR system precrRNA processing endoribonuclease RAMP protein Cas6 produces MNIWPKLNLTCAKFSLVVERPEEFMWFPEAVLRGALGYFWHAEGLRFVRLYDLFFGATEQAELERIATPPVGALLNCNHCGENRFELNAILFGKCEEQVPLLLESLHILGHEGVGERYVRFFVDGLPRFKTNEICNCVCDDPVDGRILPLSFSPEHGVCLDIVRPMTLRALGGKFLMEWDTGAFFRNLVQRLRLLSQFYGEPLPPDWGENVLEDVAQIVASSDTRIVHRARRSTRQNARLDYSGFTGSVVLRRVSADLFGLLRMGRLVGVGKNTVMGSGRYLVSLL; encoded by the coding sequence ATGAATATTTGGCCTAAACTCAACTTGACTTGTGCGAAATTTTCTTTGGTCGTTGAACGTCCAGAGGAGTTTATGTGGTTCCCCGAGGCGGTGCTGCGAGGTGCTTTAGGGTATTTTTGGCATGCCGAGGGCCTACGATTTGTTCGTCTATATGATCTTTTCTTTGGTGCTACCGAGCAGGCGGAACTTGAACGAATTGCAACGCCTCCGGTGGGTGCCTTGCTGAACTGCAATCATTGCGGCGAGAATCGTTTTGAATTGAATGCTATTTTGTTTGGAAAATGCGAAGAGCAAGTCCCTCTTTTGCTTGAATCACTCCATATCTTGGGGCATGAGGGTGTCGGCGAAAGGTATGTACGTTTTTTTGTCGATGGACTGCCGAGGTTTAAAACAAATGAAATATGCAATTGCGTGTGTGATGATCCTGTCGATGGCCGTATTTTGCCGTTGTCGTTTTCCCCTGAACATGGCGTGTGCCTTGATATAGTGCGCCCTATGACGCTTCGCGCCTTGGGCGGTAAGTTTTTGATGGAATGGGATACGGGGGCGTTCTTCCGTAATTTGGTTCAGCGTCTGAGGCTGCTTTCGCAATTTTATGGAGAGCCGCTCCCTCCTGATTGGGGTGAAAATGTGCTAGAAGATGTTGCTCAAATCGTTGCTAGTTCTGATACTCGGATAGTACATCGTGCGCGTCGGAGTACGCGACAAAATGCAAGGCTGGATTACTCGGGATTTACGGGGTCGGTGGTGCTCCGCCGTGTGTCCGCCGACTTGTTTGGGTTGTTGCGCATGGGTCGCCTGGTTGGTGTTGGAAAAAATACCGTGATGGGTAGCGGGCGCTATTTGGTGTCGCTGCTTTAA